One genomic segment of Thermoanaerobaculia bacterium includes these proteins:
- a CDS encoding methyltransferase domain-containing protein: MTEVAAPSPPRYILAPFVPTPPEVVERMLDLAGVTSSDVVYDLGCGDGRIAIAAARRGARAFGVDIEPHWVSEATRNAAAAGVAELASFDLQDALATGLAEATVVMLYLVEWSTRMMDAKLAAELRPGARIVSHSFGMGDRPAEKTEQWVDATGESRTLRLWIAGKSGTEPVDESVAALTRPRSGSLEVAEPADLTDLSLPRLEPLVGSTFSVALGAPWDLRLVLAEASPLSPQTSFTGAFRAPFRLIFHGPAQPVHPQATLPLLHPELGRVEIFLVPIGPAAQGTSIMRYEAIFT; this comes from the coding sequence ATGACCGAGGTCGCTGCTCCCAGCCCACCGCGCTACATCCTGGCGCCGTTCGTGCCGACGCCGCCGGAGGTGGTGGAGCGGATGCTCGACCTCGCGGGGGTGACGAGCTCGGACGTGGTCTACGATCTGGGCTGCGGCGACGGACGTATCGCCATCGCGGCGGCGCGGCGCGGCGCTCGGGCGTTCGGTGTCGATATCGAGCCGCACTGGGTGAGCGAGGCGACGAGGAACGCGGCAGCGGCTGGCGTCGCCGAACTGGCGTCGTTCGACCTCCAGGACGCGCTCGCCACCGGTCTTGCCGAGGCCACCGTCGTCATGCTCTATCTCGTCGAGTGGTCGACGCGGATGATGGACGCGAAGCTCGCCGCCGAGCTTCGGCCGGGGGCGCGGATCGTCTCGCACAGCTTCGGCATGGGCGACCGGCCGGCCGAAAAGACCGAACAATGGGTCGACGCCACGGGCGAGTCCCGGACCCTGCGGCTCTGGATCGCCGGAAAGTCCGGTACCGAACCGGTCGATGAGAGCGTCGCGGCCCTCACCCGACCGCGATCCGGGTCTCTGGAGGTCGCCGAGCCCGCCGATCTCACCGATCTCTCGTTGCCGCGCCTCGAGCCGCTGGTTGGCTCCACCTTTTCGGTCGCGCTCGGCGCCCCCTGGGACCTGCGGCTGGTACTCGCCGAGGCTTCCCCGCTCTCACCCCAGACTTCCTTTACCGGCGCTTTTCGCGCGCCGTTCCGACTGATCTTCCACGGACCCGCGCAGCCGGTCCATCCGCAGGCGACGCTGCCGCTCCTTCATCCGGAGCTCGGGCGGGTCGAGATCTTCCTGGTTCCGATCGGCCCGGCCGCGCAGGGCACGAGCATCATGCGATACGAAGCGATTTTCACCTGA